Proteins encoded within one genomic window of Ferroacidibacillus organovorans:
- a CDS encoding YpiB family protein, whose amino-acid sequence MITAADKKQFIQWFLENYELKNPESEWLLQYLCSSEQLLARVHFTDQFRNSPKALLMSTTCVQMTAFKFYKNKRVTSDVEKAFLDVHNHPEEDVYVTLYFRDRASSARYKAVVEAQAETRYTASTLEVLSSLIAELWLDRIAREYRESVLRKRIDDALLAKDEQEFYKSAAELRTLLQQSEF is encoded by the coding sequence ATGATTACTGCCGCAGACAAAAAGCAATTCATTCAATGGTTTTTGGAGAATTATGAACTCAAAAATCCTGAATCTGAATGGCTTTTACAATACCTCTGCTCAAGCGAACAACTGCTCGCCAGGGTGCACTTCACAGACCAATTTCGCAACAGTCCAAAGGCCTTGCTCATGTCAACGACCTGTGTGCAAATGACCGCCTTCAAATTTTACAAAAATAAGCGCGTGACGTCTGATGTGGAAAAGGCGTTTCTCGATGTGCACAATCACCCGGAAGAAGATGTGTACGTTACACTTTATTTCCGGGATCGCGCAAGCAGTGCACGCTACAAGGCTGTCGTTGAAGCGCAAGCCGAGACGCGTTACACGGCGTCGACCCTTGAAGTGTTAAGCAGCCTGATCGCTGAACTATGGCTTGACCGCATTGCGCGGGAATATCGCGAGTCTGTCTTGCGCAAGCGCATTGATGACGCGCTTTTGGCAAAAGATGAACAAGAATTTTATAAGAGTGCGGCAGAACTGCGCACACTTTTACAACAAAGCGAATTTTGA
- a CDS encoding glycosyl hydrolase family 18 protein has product MIIHIVSHGDTLYALSKRYNVSLDTLIHMNGLTTPDELVIGQALVIPTGNINKASLPMIEVNAYYTDFGAKGQNNLTQVAHDLTYASPFSHQATAQGTIRPIETSSLLQIARNHHVVPMLVLTNYAGSMFSSDVGHAILNTPAVQDTLITNALELMHSQGLKGLNIDFEYLYPQDKDAYNVFLRKVAARIHQAGFLLSTALAPKTSAHQQGLLYVAHDYPVHGELCDFVVLMTYEWGWAGGPPWAIAPINEVEKVLNYAVTAIPKHKIMMGVPTYGRDWTLPFVKGKSLAETFDPQVAVERAAKYKVDIQYNTTYQAPFYRYVDAQHRAHEVWFEDARSILAKLDLVKRYGLRGISLWTMPADFPQLWPIIEDNVNVRKLTF; this is encoded by the coding sequence GTGATCATCCATATCGTGTCCCATGGCGACACGCTCTACGCACTCTCCAAACGATACAATGTTTCACTCGACACCTTGATTCACATGAATGGATTAACCACACCGGATGAACTGGTCATTGGTCAAGCGTTGGTAATTCCGACTGGCAACATCAACAAAGCATCCTTGCCGATGATCGAAGTCAACGCATACTACACAGATTTTGGCGCAAAAGGTCAGAACAATCTCACTCAGGTGGCGCATGATCTCACATATGCCAGCCCCTTTAGCCACCAGGCGACCGCACAGGGAACGATCCGGCCGATCGAGACCTCGAGTCTCCTGCAGATCGCGCGCAATCACCATGTGGTGCCCATGCTCGTCCTTACAAACTATGCAGGCAGCATGTTCAGTTCAGACGTGGGGCATGCCATTCTCAATACGCCAGCCGTGCAAGACACGCTAATCACAAACGCGCTTGAACTTATGCACAGCCAGGGACTCAAAGGGCTTAACATCGACTTTGAGTACCTCTATCCGCAAGACAAGGACGCATATAATGTCTTTTTGCGAAAAGTTGCCGCGCGCATCCACCAGGCCGGATTTCTTCTCTCCACGGCGCTTGCGCCAAAGACATCTGCCCATCAGCAGGGGCTGCTCTATGTCGCACACGATTATCCGGTCCATGGCGAACTGTGCGATTTCGTGGTGCTCATGACCTACGAGTGGGGATGGGCAGGCGGCCCGCCGTGGGCGATTGCGCCGATCAACGAAGTGGAAAAAGTGCTCAACTACGCAGTCACGGCGATTCCCAAACACAAAATCATGATGGGGGTTCCTACGTACGGGCGCGACTGGACACTGCCTTTTGTCAAGGGCAAATCGCTTGCCGAGACGTTTGACCCACAAGTGGCCGTCGAACGCGCCGCGAAGTACAAGGTCGATATTCAATACAACACCACGTATCAGGCGCCGTTTTATCGCTATGTTGACGCACAGCATCGCGCACACGAGGTGTGGTTTGAAGACGCGCGCAGCATTCTCGCAAAGCTTGATCTTGTCAAACGCTACGGACTGCGCGGTATCAGCCTGTGGACGATGCCCGCCGATTTCCCGCAACTCTGGCCGATCATCGAGGACAACGTAAACGTTCGCAAACTCACGTTTTAG
- a CDS encoding aminotransferase class V-fold PLP-dependent enzyme: MCEQVLETASVFVADGHFYASTLADRLGVNSCGGFVRAGIAPYNTQEEVDRYLNALERIAR; this comes from the coding sequence GTGTGCGAACAAGTGCTTGAAACGGCGAGTGTTTTTGTGGCAGATGGCCATTTTTATGCGAGTACACTGGCTGATCGGCTCGGCGTAAATTCCTGCGGTGGCTTCGTGCGGGCCGGGATTGCGCCGTACAACACGCAAGAAGAGGTGGACCGCTATCTGAATGCTTTAGAGCGAATCGCGCGATAG
- a CDS encoding aminotransferase class V-fold PLP-dependent enzyme, with protein sequence MSDSFPIDEVRAHFPALKRLYHGQRVAYFDGPGGSQVAQSTIDAMTSYMARGGANLHGVFPTSVETEATIADAKTKLAALLHTKPSEIAFGANMTTLTFAISRALARTWDAQTEIVVTELDHRANVDPWLTAARDRGAKPVWLRVNKEKLALDLDHLDEVITPRTKVVAVGLASNAVGTITDVRRIAQRAHEVGALVVVDAVHAVPHFSVDREVLDADILLCSTYKFFGPHVGVAAIREGLFAHLDVYKLDPAPTYDPDKLETGTQSHEGIAGIGGALDFVASLGDGTTLREKMVSAMKRIEAYEDSLARHMRAGLQAMRGVRLFRQKRESLKRRRLRSRSMGRMRAQCANKCLKRRVFLWQMAIFMRVHWLIGSA encoded by the coding sequence ATGAGTGACTCTTTTCCAATCGATGAGGTTCGCGCACATTTTCCTGCGCTAAAGCGTCTTTATCACGGTCAGCGTGTCGCCTACTTTGACGGACCTGGCGGGTCGCAAGTGGCGCAATCGACGATTGATGCGATGACCTCTTACATGGCGCGCGGCGGCGCGAATCTGCACGGCGTTTTTCCGACGAGCGTTGAGACAGAAGCGACCATCGCAGACGCAAAGACAAAACTGGCGGCACTTCTTCATACAAAACCGTCGGAGATCGCATTTGGCGCCAACATGACGACCCTTACGTTTGCCATATCGCGTGCGCTCGCAAGAACGTGGGATGCGCAGACAGAGATTGTCGTCACGGAACTTGACCATCGCGCAAACGTGGATCCGTGGCTCACGGCGGCGCGCGATCGCGGCGCAAAACCGGTGTGGCTGCGTGTGAATAAAGAGAAGCTCGCGCTTGATCTTGATCATCTTGATGAAGTGATTACCCCGCGCACGAAAGTGGTCGCGGTGGGCCTTGCCTCTAATGCAGTCGGGACGATTACGGATGTGCGGCGGATCGCACAGCGCGCGCATGAGGTGGGGGCGCTCGTGGTGGTTGACGCGGTGCACGCGGTGCCGCATTTTTCCGTTGATCGAGAGGTTTTGGACGCTGACATCCTGTTGTGTTCGACGTATAAGTTCTTTGGCCCGCACGTCGGCGTCGCGGCGATTCGCGAGGGACTGTTTGCGCACTTGGACGTTTACAAACTGGATCCGGCCCCAACCTATGATCCGGACAAACTCGAAACAGGTACGCAGAGCCACGAAGGGATTGCCGGGATCGGTGGCGCGCTCGATTTTGTGGCAAGCCTTGGTGACGGGACGACGCTGCGCGAAAAGATGGTTTCTGCCATGAAACGGATCGAGGCGTATGAGGACAGTCTGGCGCGCCACATGCGAGCGGGGTTACAGGCGATGCGCGGTGTGCGGCTTTTTCGGCAGAAGAGGGAATCCCTAAAACGCCGACGATTGCGATCACGGTCGATGGGCAGGATGCGCGCGCAGTGTGCGAACAAGTGCTTGAAACGGCGAGTGTTTTTGTGGCAGATGGCCATTTTTATGCGAGTACACTGGCTGATCGGCTCGGCGTAA
- a CDS encoding fluoride efflux transporter FluC — translation MEKDFPVATFLINITGAFLLGYVYAAARPNNLVDYWLRSAIGIGFIGAYTTFSTWMFESATLRDRRAVKTMIAYLLASLVVGLVGAWVGSRL, via the coding sequence CTGGAAAAAGACTTTCCCGTTGCGACATTTCTGATCAACATCACCGGCGCGTTTTTACTCGGCTATGTCTATGCGGCGGCGCGTCCGAACAACCTCGTGGATTACTGGCTGCGAAGCGCCATTGGCATCGGGTTCATCGGTGCGTACACCACGTTTTCTACATGGATGTTTGAGAGTGCGACACTGCGCGATCGGCGCGCAGTGAAAACGATGATTGCCTATCTGCTTGCGAGTCTTGTAGTCGGACTGGTTGGCGCGTGGGTCGGTTCGCGCCTCTAG
- a CDS encoding fluoride efflux transporter FluC produces the protein MAVGGVIGALLRELLEVAVPPVHGFPLATLLINWSGSFVLAWFYTVTIWRFKVPQWMRAGIGTGIIGAYTTFSTFVVETNALLMHGQNATALLYVVLSLVGGFLIALLGSHLGGERREIG, from the coding sequence GTGGCAGTCGGTGGGGTCATCGGGGCGCTTTTGCGCGAACTGCTCGAGGTGGCGGTGCCGCCCGTGCACGGATTTCCGCTGGCGACACTCTTGATCAACTGGTCAGGAAGCTTTGTCCTGGCCTGGTTTTATACGGTCACCATCTGGCGCTTTAAGGTGCCTCAGTGGATGCGCGCGGGCATTGGAACGGGGATCATCGGAGCGTACACCACGTTTTCCACGTTTGTCGTCGAGACAAACGCGCTTCTCATGCATGGGCAAAACGCAACCGCACTTCTCTATGTCGTCCTAAGCCTCGTCGGTGGCTTTCTCATCGCGCTGCTCGGGAGCCATTTGGGCGGAGAGAGGAGGGAGATCGGATGA
- a CDS encoding S1 RNA-binding domain-containing protein, with the protein MKQGDRVEARIVALDQRGAWVEHQGIRAFVPLAELAWYEIEHPTVSLGVGDLLRVRLVKKMGDGFWECSVRRVDEDVDDAGT; encoded by the coding sequence GTGAAACAGGGAGATCGTGTGGAGGCGCGCATCGTCGCGCTCGATCAGCGCGGCGCGTGGGTGGAGCATCAAGGCATTCGCGCGTTCGTGCCGCTCGCAGAACTCGCGTGGTACGAGATTGAGCACCCGACGGTCTCGCTTGGCGTTGGCGATTTGCTGCGCGTGCGCCTTGTAAAGAAGATGGGGGATGGCTTTTGGGAGTGTTCCGTTCGACGGGTGGATGAAGACGTGGATGATGCGGGGACATGA
- the rsgA gene encoding GTPase RsgA, which translates to MKERLESLNDYLKSGVTASLIGSSGAGKSTLVNHWMNADVQHVQAVRKEDRQAQAQEREKWKKITKSARQKVRW; encoded by the coding sequence TTGAAAGAACGGCTTGAGTCGTTGAATGATTATCTAAAATCTGGCGTCACCGCATCGCTCATCGGGTCATCAGGTGCCGGGAAATCGACGCTTGTGAACCACTGGATGAATGCGGATGTCCAGCATGTCCAAGCGGTTCGCAAAGAAGACCGCCAAGCACAAGCGCAAGAGCGCGAGAAGTGGAAGAAAATCACCAAATCAGCGCGCCAAAAGGTGCGCTGGTGA
- a CDS encoding helix-turn-helix domain-containing protein translates to MLRSHKIALDPNKQQATYFSKASGVARFAYKWGLAEWKRQYEAGEKPTQASLRRQLNAIKREQFPWMLEVTKNAPQMALIHLGDAF, encoded by the coding sequence ATGCTGAGAAGCCATAAGATTGCGCTTGATCCAAACAAGCAGCAAGCCACCTATTTTTCTAAAGCCAGTGGTGTGGCTCGGTTTGCCTACAAGTGGGGTCTTGCGGAGTGGAAGCGCCAATACGAGGCGGGTGAAAAACCAACGCAAGCTTCACTTCGTCGGCAACTGAACGCGATCAAGCGCGAACAGTTCCCTTGGATGCTAGAAGTCACCAAAAACGCGCCACAAATGGCATTGATTCACCTTGGTGATGCGTTTTAA